A single genomic interval of Acipenser ruthenus chromosome 28, fAciRut3.2 maternal haplotype, whole genome shotgun sequence harbors:
- the med1 gene encoding mediator of RNA polymerase II transcription subunit 1, with protein MAAVSGVYAPGCSPARELGPGTQGASQTGASSAGGMANGDRAKQDAATEMERLSRVNALLERLHSKYTAARPWQETMKLVRQSMEKRAVLNVGGHQHLGSCLEILQKALKVTSLPSMTDRLESIARQNGLGSHLSPTGTECYITSDMFYVEVQLDSGGQLLDVKVAHHGENPASCLELVMHLRERNFEEFSKHLKGLVNLYKLPGDDKLKTKMYLSLQSLEIDLSKMMHMFRSATNANTVETVLHGSVGLLTKRSGGHLMNLKCYVSPYDIFEEGTGTLLNLNDSNVPRSLGLNVSVTIEGTVSLYKLPIAPLVTGSHPVDSKGTPSFSSVTNTNCVDLPACFFLKLERPMPVCLSFIQRLHSCTGIPVFDAPPPLAPLYELITRSQLQEKEGGAALPPHAHTMRFYASLPGQQHCYFLNRDAPVHEGRSLQGALLSKIPFRHPAQVPALLDLLRHQAAYNTLIGSCVKRTQLREDTPGLLQFEVCPLTDTSFSVSFQHPVNESLVCVVMDVVDSRQVCCKLYKGLSDALICTDDFITKVVQRCMSIPVTMRAIRRKAETIQADTPALSLIAETVEDMVKKNLPPAGSPGYGMGTGNVGGNPLGTPGGGAGGMTPTGGGCGSSYQPGPINTLFGMGMVHKDRPPVAGGDPSNMGVSGSQQQQQGGDDFSKVTQNPILTSLLQITGSVGPGSTPPPGPNGPPSSSSSSCQPQHTPPTASSPASNTKNHPMLMNLLKDNPPQDFCTLYGSSPLERQNSSSPRTDPSGGPGGGGGGSSSSSSGGKSKKKRPRPSDRPGGGVGGTRQPQTEEDFHRELFSMDADASSQNLFDVNLPGDGLDTPHTLTPAPSQCGTPPTGAPYHHQSASGSAPSSHPHSHSHPHPQHSGRMVRLSSSDSIGADVTDILSDIAEQAGKLASHQLHLHQQQVGGLGPDDGGLGALGSLGTPIRDSSSSGQGSTLFDPDVFNAGSNENPFSTDPADLIAEANATAGATPNSDSSSNNFFPDAVDFNPELLTSQGFPPSYFEDSSPSADGDLDLVKGFGAGVPQQQAITPLPQSGSQGHPHSHPHHTPDSGLKDPFEMNMFGGSAGGGKPLMGGPLPSSDLGEPHSSHSTHSGGNQSPLMMGLGGGGGPMGGSDYGKGDSAKAAKQQQQMMRGGKEGAGSGPGGAGMGSSEGKQGKRSRTPSSDGKNKEKPPKRKKLDPDGKSPSHSSGGRPFTPPSSAAAAGGGSKSPGSSSGRSQTPPAGGATPPIPKITIQIPKGTLSGGKTSSHGGYTSSSSAGGGGGTGGGSKSHHSHSSSSSSSSKTKGSKGEGSMGQGSSKLGAGGAIGGPLGVQSKTQGLGGGGGGKPGSSPISKHGLSSGAGGGGGGGGKMKPQGGKPPGSLLNPGLGKPNISPSHSRGPGGGSGGSEKLCSPMKPQQLPGTPPSSKAKSPMGSGGSHMSGGGSKSFSGGGGGMGSQKQQGVSSSNPSSSSSCSSSGSFAAQSQYGGGGGGGGGGGGGGGGGGNNPNAKGKSPSRNKKPSLTAVIDKLKHGVGTTGGGPEEGCEGGGHPGMGSQPQHGSKHLSGGPGGGEYSSGKREKGDKEGKSKVPVSGEKKNADCKGGSTGVAKIIISKPEGGSPSIKAKVTLQKPGGGGDGSGDGLRAQISGSKAYGSPLFSGSTPKHERCSPSHSKSPGYTPQNPDSESESGSSSVAGRSHQNSPSSEEEQLSLRPLQQQQQHEFTASSDKHRKHKKKKQREREREKDREKKKSSSSSSSASHALKADGWSKSPLVAPESALTLLGPDRQARPSPGYLRSEDDDLMDSALTGNLEPFLNK; from the exons ATGGCGGCGGTTTCGGGTGTTtatgcgccaggctgcagcccgGCTAGAGAGCTGGGGCCCGGGACACAGGGTGCGAGCCAGACCGGGGCCTCTAGCGCGGGGGGAATGGCGAACGGGGATCGTGCGAAGCAGGATGCGGCCACAG AGATGGAGAGGCTGAGCCGGGTGAATGCTCTGCTCGAACGGCTCCACAGCAAGTACACAGCGGCACGGCCCTGGCAGGAGACCATGAAGCTGGTGCGGCAATCCATG GAGAAGCGGGCTGTCTTGAATGTAGGAGGACACCAGCACCTGGGGAGCTGTCTGGAGATTCTGCAGAAAGCACTGAAGG TGACCTCGCTTCCCTCGATGACTGACCGCTTGGAGTCAATTGCACGACAGAATGG GCTGGGCTCTCACCTGAGCCCCACAGGGACCGAGTGCTACATCACCTCAGACATGTTCTATGTGGAGGTGCAGCTGGACTCAGGGGGGCAGCTGCTGGATGTGAAGGTGGCTCATCACGGGGAGAACCCAGCG AGCTGTCTGGAGCTGGTAATGCACCTCAG GGAGAGGAACTTTGAAGAGTTTTCGAAGCACCTGAAGGGTCTCGTCAACCTGTACAAACTGCCGGGGGacga TAAGCTCAAGACAAAGATGTACCTATCCCTGCAGTCTCTGGAGATTGATCTCAGTAAGATGATGCACATGTTCAG GTCTGCTACTAACGCCAACACTGTGGAGACTGTCCTGCACGGCAGCGTGGGATTGCTCACCAAGCGCAGCGGAGGTCACCTGATGAATCTCAAGTGCTACGTGTCTCCCTATGACATCTTCGAGGAGGGAACGGGGACCCTGCTCAACCTCAACGACAGCAACG TCCCGCGCTCGCTGGGTTTGAACGTGTCCGTGACGATCGAAGGCACCGTCTCCCTGTACAAGCTGCCCATCGCGCCGCTGGTCACCGGCTCACACCCCGTCGACAGCAAGGG CACGCCGTCCTTCTCCTCGGTAACGAATACAAACTGCGTGGACCTGCCAGCCTGTTTCTTCCTGAAGTTGGAGCGGCCCATGCCCGTCTGCCTCTCCTTCATACAGAGACTGCACAGCTGCACCG GGATCCCTGTGTTCGACGCCCCCCCTCCCCTGGCCCCTCTGTACGAGCTCATCACTCGGAGCCAGCTGCAGGAGAAGGAGGGTGGGGCTGCGCTGCCTCCACACGCACACACCATGCGCTTCTATGCT TCCCTGCCTGGTCAGCAGCACTGCTACTTCCTGAACCGTGACGCCCCTGTGCACGAGGGCCGGAGCCTGCAGGGGGCGCTGCTGAGTAAGATCCCGTTCCGCCACCCCGCCCAGGTACCCGCGTTGCTGGACCTGCTGCGCCACCAGGCTGCGTACAACACGCTGATTGGGAGCTGCGTCAAGAGAACCCAGCTCCGGGAGG ACACCCCAGGCCTGCTCCAGTTTGAGGTCTGCCCCCTCACTGACACCAGTTTCAGCGTCTCCTTCCAGCACCCCGTCAACGAGTCCCTGGTCTGCG tggtgaTGGACGTGGTGGACTCGCGGCAGGTCTGCTGTAAGCTGTACAAGGGCCTGTCTGACGCACTGATCTGCACTGACGACTTCATCACCAAGGTGGTGCAGAG GTGCATGTCTATCCCGGTGACAATGAGAGCGATCCGTCGCAAGGCTGAGACCATCCAGGCTGACACGCCAGCTCTGTCCCTCATCGCCGAGACTGTGGAGGACATGGTGAAGAAGAACCTGCCTCCTGCTGGCAGCCCGGGGTACGGCATGGGCACCGGCAACGTGGGGGGGAACCCCCTGGGGACCCCCGGAGGAGGTGCGGGGGGCATGACCCCGACAGGAGGTGGGTGCGGCAGCTCCTACCAGCCCGGGCCCATCAACACCCTGTTCGGAATGGGAATGGTGCACAAGGACAGGCCACCTGTGGCAGGGGGGGACCCCTCAAACATGGGGGTCTCGGggtctcagcagcagcagcagggcggGGACGACTTCAGCAAGGTGACCCAGAACCCCATTCTGACCAGCCTGCTTCAGATCACCGGCAGCGTGGGCCCCGGCTCCACCCCGCCCCCCGGCCCTAACGGCCccccctcctcctcatcctcctcctgcCAGCCCCAGCACACGCCCCCCACAGCCTCCTCCCCGGCCAGCAACACCAAGAACCACCCCATGCTGATGAACCTGCTGAAGGACAACCCGCCCCAGGACTTCTGCACTCTGTACGGCTCCAGCCCCCTGGAGAGGCAGAACTCCTCCTCGCCCCGGACTGACCCCTCTGGGGGACCGGGGGGCGGTGGAGGggggtcctcctcctcctcctcggggGGCAAATCCAAGAAGAAGCGCCCCCGCCCCTCAGACAGGCCCGGCGGGGGCGTAGGGGGGACCAGGCAGCCCCAGACAGAGGAGGATTTCCACCGAGAGCTGTTCTCCATGGACGCCGACGCCTCCTCGCAGAACCTGTTCGATGTGAACCTACCGGGCGACGGACTGGACACCCCCCACACCCTCACCCCGGCGCCCAGCCAGTGCGGGACGCCCCCCACGGGAGCTCCCTATCACCACCAGTCCGCCTCTGGCTCAGCCCCTTCCTCCCacccccactcccactcccaccccCACCCGCAGCACAGCGGCAGGATGGTGCGCCTCTCCAGCTCGGACAGCATTGGTGCCGACGTCACAGACATCCTGTCAGACATCGCTGAGCAGGCAGGCAAGCTGGCCAGCCACCAGCTGCACCTCCACCAGCAGCAGGTGGGCGGGCTGGGCCCCGATGACGGGGGTCTGGGAGCCCTGGGGAGCCTTGGTACCCCGATTCGCGACTCCTCCAGCTCGGGGCAGGGCAGCACCCTGTTCGACCCGGATGTTTTCAACGCCGGCAGCAACGAGAACCCCTTCTCCACGGACCCGGCTGACCTGATCGCGGAGGCCAATGCCACGGCAGGGGCCACGCCCAACAGCGACTCGTCGTCCAACAACTTCTTCCCCGACGCAGTGGACTTCAACCCTGAGCTGCTCACCAGCCAGGGCTTCCCCCCTTCTTACTTCGAAGACAGCAGCCCTAGTGCGGACGGGGACCTCGACCTGGTTAAGGGGTTCGGGGCCGGGGTCCCCCAGCAGCAAGCCATCACCCCCTTACCCCAGAGCGGGAGCCAGGGACACCCCCACTCGCACCCCCACCACACCCCGGACTCGGGGCTCAAAGACCCTTTTGAGATGAATATGTTCGGGGGCAGCGCGGGCGGGGGTAAGCCTCTGATGGGGGGTCCCCTGCCCAGCTCAGACCTGGGGGAGCCCCATTCCTCTCACTCCACTCACTCAGGGGGCAACCAGAGCCCCCTGATGATGGGACTGGGAGGCGGTGGAGGGCCGATGGGAGGCAGCGACTATGGGAAGGGAGATTCCGCCAAGGCtgccaagcagcagcagcagatgatGAGGGGGGGTAAAGAGGGGGCTGGCTCCGGCCCAGGAGGGGCGGGTATGGGATCTTCGGAAGGCAAGCAGGGCAAGCGCAGCCGCACCCCCTCCAGCGATGGCAAGAACAAAGAAAAGCCCCCCAAGCGCAAGAAGCTGGACCCCGACGGCAAGTCTCCGTCCCACAGCTCAGGGGGGCGGCCCTTCACCCCCCCCTCCAGCGCAGCCGCTGCCGGGGGGGGCTCCAAATCCCCAGGGAGCTCCTCGGGTCGATCCCAGACACCCCCCGCAGGGGGCGCAACACCCCCCATCCCCAAAATCACCATCCAGATCCCCAAGGGTACGCTGAGCGGGGGTAAGACCTCCTCCCATGGGGGCTACACCTCCAGCAGCTCCGCGGGGGGTGGCGGGGGCACGGGGGGAGGCAGCAAGAGCCACcactcccactcctcctcctcctcctcttcatcaaAGACCAAGGGCAGCAAGGGGGAGGGCTCCATGGGCCAGGGCAGCTCAAAGCTGGGGGCCGGGGGGGCCATAGGGGGGCCCCTGGGGGTACAGTCCAAGACACAGGGcctgggaggtggaggtggggggaaGCCTGGCTCCTCTCCCATCTCCAAGCACGGCCTGAGCagtggagcaggaggaggaggaggaggagggggtaagATGAAGCCGCAGGGGGGCAAACCTCCTGGGTCCCTCCTCAACCCTGGCCTGGGCAAGCCCAACATCTCCCCTTCCCACTCCAGGGGCCCAGGTGGGGGGTCTGGCGGCTCGGAGAAGCTATGCTCCCCGATGAAGCCGCAGCAGCTCCCCGGAACACCCCCCTCCTCGAAAGCCAAGTCCCCCATGGGCTCGGGGGGCTCACACATGTCCGGAGGGGGGTCCAAATCTTTCTCGGGCGGGGGTGGAGGGATGGGGTCCCAGAAACAGCAAGGGGTGTCCTCATCTAACCCCTCTTCCTCTAGCTCCTGCTCTTCCTCCGGCTCTTTTGCCGCCCAGTCGCAATAtgggggagggggcgggggaggaggaggaggagggggtggggggggtgggggagggaatAACCCCAACGCCAAGGGCAAGTCTCCCAGCAGAAACAAGAAGCCCTCCCTCACTGCGGTCATCGACAAGCTGAAGCACGGAGTGGGGACCACCGGGGGGGGCCCGGAGGAAGGGTGCGAGGGAGGGGGGCACCCCGGCATGGGGTCCCAGCCCCAGCACGGCTCCAAACACCTGTCTGGGGGTCCCGGTGGGGGGGAGTACTCGTCCGGGAAGAGGGAGAAAGGAGACAAGGAGGGCAAGTCCAAGGTGCCTGTCTCCGGGGAGAAGAAGAACGCGGACTGCAAGGGGGGCAGCACTGGGGTGGCCAAGATCATCATCAGCAAGCCGGAGGGCGGCTCCCCCAGCATCAAGGCCAAGGTTACCCTGCAGAAGCCCGGGGGCGGGGGCGATGGCTCGGGGGACGGGCTGAGGGCGCAGATATCGGGGTCCAAGGCGTACGGGTCCCCCCTCTTCAGCGGCTCCACCCCCAAGCATGAGCGCTGCTCCCCCAGCCACAGCAAGTCCCCCGGGTACACCCCTCAGAACCCCGACAGCGAGAGCGAGTCCGGCAGCAGCTCTGTGGCAGGGAGGTCCCACCAGAACAGCCCAAGCTCTGAGGAAGAGCAGCTCTCCCTGCGgcccctgcagcagcagcagcagcatgagtTCACAGCCAGCAGCGACAAGCACAGGAAGcacaagaagaagaagcagaggGAGCGAGAGCGGGAGAAGGACAGGGAGAAGAAGaagtcctcctcttcctcctcctcagccTCTCATGCCCTCAAGGCGGACGGCTGGTCCAAGTCTCCTCTTGTGGCCCCCGAGTCTGCACTGACCCTTCTGGGGCCCGACCGCCAGGCCCGCCCCTCCCCCGGGTACCTGCGCAGCGAGGACGATGACCTCATGGACTCTGCGCTCACCGGGAATCTGGAGCCCTTCCTGAACAAGTAG